A window of Castanea sativa cultivar Marrone di Chiusa Pesio chromosome 8, ASM4071231v1 genomic DNA:
AAGGAGacaagatcgaatgcatgatccgttTGGACTTTTCCACAACCAATAACGAAGCGGAATACGAAGCCTTAATAGCAGGACTAGACCTCGCAATAGCTGCAGGAGCAAGCAATATGATCGTATACTCCAATTCTCAAATCGTGACCAGTCAGGTTAATGGCAATTATGAGtgcaagaatgaaaggatgaaGAAGTATCtcgaggaagtgaagggtcgaacgagtaACCACcaggtcaagttggttcaaatcCCAAGAGAGGAGAACCAAGATACCGACCGACTTGCAAAAGCAGCTTCCACAGAACTTATGATCATCCCGACTAGGTATTATCCTTCATTCAACTCACATCACTAATAGATGGTACTAGTGTGCAGGAGGTAAGCGATGAACATGGTTGGATGACTCCAATAGTCGCATATATAATGGACGGCAAACTGCCAGACAACAAGGAGGCCGCaagaaagttgaaggttaaagccTCCTGGTTTGTCCTAATCAAAAACACTCTATACAAGAGGGGTTTCTCTCGACCATACCTCAGATGCCTGGCTCCTGAAGAATTGGATTATGTTATGAGGGAGGCCCATGAAAGGATTTGCAAAAACCACTTGGGGTCAAGGTCTTAGTTCACAAGCTTCTCAAggcaggatactactggccaacgATGTAGAAGGATGCCAAAGCATACGTCAGGTCTTGCGACAAGTGCCAAAGGTTTAGCAATCTCATAAGGCAGCCAACAGAAGAACTCACCCCCATGACGGCCCCGTGGCTGTTCGCACAGTGgaggttagacatcatgggcccattcCCAACAGTAGTAGGGCAATTAAAGTTCTTAGTGGTTGGTATtaactacttcactaaatgggtggaagcagaggctTTAGCCATTATCACGGAAAAGAATATTCGAAGCTTTGTATAGAGGAATATAATTTGCAGGTATGGTATACCAAGGGTGCTAGTTTTAGATAACAgaaagcaattcgacaacgacgcCTTCAGATTTTTTTGTTCTCAGCaagggatcaagaaccactactcaTCACTCGCCCACCCGCAGGCCAACGGACAGGGtgaagtcacgaaccgatccttgctcaaaatcatcaagactcggctcgagggggcaaaaggcatATGGCCGGATGAGTTGCCAAGTGTTTTATAGGCATACAGGACAATGGCAAGGACACCAACAAGAGAAACATCGTTCCGATTGGCATATGGAAGCGAGACTGTCATACCAGCAGAAGTGGGTTTTACAAGCTACCGGATTGGGAACCACGATGAAAGCAAGAATGATGAAGCCATGCACATACAGCTCGACCTTGTGGACGAAGTTAGGGCGACTACAGAGCAAAGATTAGTGCGATACCAGGGCCTAATGGCGaagcattacaactctaaggtcAGGCATAGGGACTTCCAGGTGGGAGATCTTGTCTTGAGGAGAGTGCTCGgcgctacaaaggatgcctcccaggggaagctaggacctaactgggaaggaccatatagGATCActtcatggcataggaagggaacaTACTACCTAGAGACACTGGACGGGAAAAAGTTGAGTCACCCGTgaaacacggagcacctgaagaagtactaccaatagacGATGAACGAAGACAACAATAACATcactcctcatttccagtttatctTTTCCAACAGagagttataatttttattttctacagTACTTTTATAGCCTAAAAGGCAATTTTCGTATTTTCTATGAACAATATTTTACCTATCCattataataagaggagtttataAAGAGCATATGGAATATATTTTGCTCAGGTTTTACCAAGTCCATATAGTGGACAAATCatcccaagaaggatgaaaatctatcaagtccatatagtggacggACCATCCCAAGTAGGATGAAAATCTATCAAGTCCATatagtggatggatcatcccaAGAAGGATAAAAATCTATCAAGTCCATatagtggacagatcatcccaagaaggatgaaaatcacTAGGTCCGcatagtggacagatcatcccaAGCAGGATGAAAATCTATCAAGTCCAtgtagtggacggatcatcccaagcGGATGAAACCTATCAACTATATGTAGCGGACGGATCGTCCCACAAAGGACTACATtcactaagtccacatagtggacagatcatcccaAACAGGATGAAATTTATCTAGTCCatgtaatgaaaaaattgttggaTGAAGGATAAAAATTAGCAAGTCCATAAAGAAAGTCCCAAAGAGGACGGCCACACATATTGAACACCAAAAAGACGGATTTGTTAAGTAAAAGCCTAACAAAAAGTGCTTCAAAAAAATGTGTAGTCAAAATACaacattcaaaaaataaaaccaacaaaGGACAACGGttaaaattagttaaattaattGTTCTCCCATACATTTatgatctttaaaaaaaaaaaaacaagaagtatatatatatatatatatatattactccTGAACTACGACGGTATCCTCGTTGGCATCAGGACCTTTTAGTGAAGGCTGACGAGCATCATCTTCAACGGATCCCTTTTCACCAACCTTTAGGGCCTCGTCGTCACCGGGACCTTTGCCAAAAAGCTCGTCCGTTCCTTCAGAGTCGACGGGGTGGGTAGGGGTCTGGCCTTCGGTGTCTATATTGATGTGTGCAAGGTTCAGGTCAGGGAACGAGGCCTTCACTTGATGGAGGCAGTCATCGAATCCGTCGGCAAAGGAGGTACCCAGTTCGCCGAAAAGGGCGTTGGAATCTCGATACTCCTGGACAGCCTCAAACTTTGCCCGACGAAGACTGTCTTCATTAGCCTTCAAGGTCTCCCTCAGCAACTCCACCTCTTTTTCCAGATTTTCACGAGCCTGCTCGGACAGTTTGAGCTTCTCTTCATGACGAAGCTTCCAAAGCTTAAGCTCGTTAAGTTCCTCCACCATCGCCTTTGACTTTGCACGGACGCGCTCCAGGGTCTTCTCTTGAGCAAGGCAACGGTCCATCAATCCTTTAGCCATTAGGACCGTCTACACCAACAGGAATGAGTAAGTGAAGTATCAAAATATGATGAAACAAGTAAACGATGGGTACTAACCTGAGTAAGGCTAAACAGAGCCGTCTCCCCCATTGCTTCCGTCACGTGATTGCCCAGGTCTTCGTAATCCTCCTCCTTGATAATGGATGTCACTAGAGTAAGGGCGTACTGTGGGTCTTCTCGAAGCAAGACGGGAGGTTTCTCCTTGACGGGATCAGGATTGGTCATTAGACCCTTGCCCTTGCCTATGCCCAACTTAGGGGGCAACTTTACTATGCCGAACCCTTGGCCGGTAGGCAATCCCCGACACCAATCTTTGTTTCTTACTATGACGGTCAACTTTTTCAGATAGAGGTCTCTTTGTAGACAGATGGGATGAACCCGTCTTGGGAGGAAGATCACTTCCTTGCTTTTTCTTAGCAGCCTGTTGTTTGATAATAGCCCTTCTCCTAACATCCTCAATTTCTGCAAAAAGTAGACGGGTGAGAACAATGGTATACATTAAAACAGTAGTTGTGGGCTAAAAGACTTACGTTTGCGTATTCTTGAGTCGTATTGACGGGCAGCAGTTGTGGGTTCTAGGCCGTCACAGTACCAATGCAGGGTATCCAAGGTGACAAGTTTTATCCAAGTCCTCTCCGACAAGCTGGTGGTCTAGAAGATTCTTTTTAGGAAGCTAAACTGCTCAATTGTAATTGGCGGATGGTTACGAGCTGCAAAAAGTGAACGGTTAAAATAACTCCAACATTCAATATGAACATGTTAAGCAGGACGGGCACATACCAGACGGTGGCATTATACCCCAAGTCTTATCTACAGGCATATATTCATGGTCGTCAGGACGACACATCCAATCGTCCCCCTTAAGGAAAAACTATCGACCCTTCCAGTTGCGATTAGAGTCTGAGGTCTCATACACTAGCCTAAGCACCAGACTCCTCGGCACGAAGCTATACATACCCTTCGATTTGGTAATCTTAGAcggacggtaacaatgaaaGAACTCCTCCACTGTTAACTGTCTTGCCCCATTAGACATCACACCATACAAAACCTCAACTCTTAGAAAAACCCTCCAAGCGTTTAGTGAAATTTGGGCGACGGCTAAACCCAGGTATTAGAGAAGACGACGGTGTAAGGCACTTAAGGGAAAGCGCAGGCTTGCTTTTAGCATCTGCTCGTATACACCGATGTCTTCAACGCCTTTATAGTAGCATTTCTCGGACTTGAAAGGTAGACGGATGGGTATGTTGACAGGTATTTGGTACTTCTGCCTAAGTGTGTTGAAGTGTGGTTGCTTGATTGAAGAAATGAAGTCATTCACTATCCATAAAGGGAGCATGACAAATTCCTTGAACCCATTAGGACCTATGACGGACTGAATGGGAGGGTCTATACCATCTAAGTCGTCATTAGAGTCAAACTCTGACCCATCCCCAACCTGCACCTCATCTTCCAAATTCGTAGGAGAGCTAGTTGACGGTTCTCTCTCCTCGCTAGAGGTGCTCAGGTCTACTTGACCTGATGGAAACACCTCCTTGTAGCCCGCTCCCTCGTAAACAAAAGACTGACCACTTGACGcttcactagacatctgacacctacaaATGACGAGTAAAGGAAGCCTAAGACTCTAGATCTAAGCTGACGACAGACCAACATATGAAACAAGGAAGCAAAATTGACAGTAAAGTAAATACTCACATTTTGACGGTGTGATAAAAGAGATGGAAGAACTGAATAGACGGTAACAGCGACTCCTTGAAGCGACGGATCGAGCAAAGAGGACAATTGCGCTCTTATCAGCAAAAATCTTtccaaaatgtaaaaatgaaagGTATGGGaagtatatatagagggaacggcATGGAAGATGAAGGGACACCTCGATTCAAACAAACAATCAATCAAAGTTCGCCACGTATCCCTGATGCACTTATGATTCTGCGATAGCCTGTCAGTCAAAACACACCTATCAAAGGTAAAAGAAAACTGTCATTCCCTGGGTCCGTATGATTAGATGACAAATCCatggaatgagggggcaactgaagaggagaAAAATGTAGGTGACGGATCAAGCTGAATGTGATGACATGAGGCTGGCCGGCTGATAGTCGACAGATATAAGGTGCTCGGACGCACAGTGGACGGATATAAAGCGACACGTGGTAATCATTTGTTTTGATTGAGCTCCAAGAATCCCTAAAAGGAATTAACTTACGTCTTACGATTAATTATAGAGAATCCCAATAGGAGAAGAGCTCTAATGAATAAAGGATTCCGTAATATACGCCTTGATGTGCAAGAAACGGAGGCCGACTCTACCATAAAAACTCATGAACCCTCAGAAtacaaggtacgcataattaactcagctctagcactctagggttgtgaaaaagtTCTAACTTAATCTtaggagggtttttggccggcaccacactggTGCTCTCTACtagatcttttctttttgttgtgtaGGTTTTATTTCAATCTTGTGAGGACCGTGtggcttactggtgatttttcggcatcatcaataaCAAATATGAATCGTGTGTGTTTAGGGGTGGAGGTGGGGCATAAGCCATATGCCAAACCAATATGATTAGTGTAACCTCATAGAAGACGTAAGGCCATGCTTTAGCAAGAAATCCATGTTGATTTTCAAGTCTTAAATATGACCTATATTGTTACTTCACATATAGCCAAATCCGCCTTTGCATATATCAGATGGAAAAAGCTCAGATATTGAAAAACAGAACCATATAATATTCATAAAGGTTACAAAATCTTTCCATAGAAACCTTCCACTATAGATTCTTGGAGAACATCATGAAAATATCATGTTCTTGTCAATGGtggctccaggaattttgtttttagggtGTTCCTcaagaagcataaattacacaatctaatgaaaagaaaattttatatattgacaacaacaataacaacaatcaAGAAtcacgcaaatacataaagttttacaaCACAAATTTTGTGGAGTTTAGTTGTGGTTATTGTTAGTGTTGCTGAATAGGAATGGACGGCGATGACTAGAGAGAGTAAGTGAgtttcttatttccttttagCCTTCAAGtttgatttagttttagtttaaattgtttaatgaCTTTTGAATCCGCGAGGCACTAAGGCAGTgaggattttgtttttttaaatatttgttgaatTAAAACCATAATCGTGTTGGTGTTGGAGTAGTGATAGTCTTAGTCTGACATGTGATTGATCTTATACTGAGCTTTTCTATTGGCATTTGGTTTGGGCCAAATGACAGCGTATCAGgtaaagcaaaaactaaaagtaaagtCGTAGTATAggcttaaaaaatatatataagcatATGGTTCTTTTTGCTTAAAAgaccctaatatattgttaagttgctcaaattatggaccaaaatttaatagtattggtataaaaaaaaatccagggtgttcccaattttttttttaaaggtagataaatataaaattttaaatttttatttataatttttttttcttttaggttaGAGTGGTCCTGGGACCACTTGTCCATAAGGTGGTGCCACCCCCTGGTTCTTGTCTTTCACAAACAATGCATTTAACAGCTCATAAAATATgaagtaaaaatttataaacataaTATTTCCAGGTAAGTCACAATTATTCTTTTGATGTTGACTAGATTCCATGCCTTTATTATTGTTGCATGGATGACCAATGAGTAAGACAAGTAATTCTCACTTAGAAAGTACTCTTTAGGTTATCACAGAGTCAAGGCTTTTCTTGAAAGAATGAATTGTCAAAGGACTTCAATTCTGTAGCATATAGACTATATGCAAGTCCTTCATAAGAAtaagttttttgttatttgaagcCAAATTAAATAATACCAAAGCTTGATAGTCCACCTGTATTTTCTTGTTTAAGCATGATTTCTATTAAATATGTATAAGCTTAACATTCTCCATCGGACCATTCCCATAAAAGCTACAGAATGAGTAAAATCCATAAGCAATGTGAAACTATGTTCAAAATTGATGCAGAGAAATTGCTTGCTGGTAAATCATGCATAGTCATATAGCTATATCACCTCAGGATCACGCTTAAGATCTGCTGCATCAATGACTTCCCAACTCACGGAGACTAGGTCTGTCAAACCTAGCTAACTTAAGAAAGGTCGGATGCACAACCTTGTCTGTCAAACGATGGCCAAAAACACATACCAGATAGTCATAGAACATACAATATATCTATCAGAAGGAGCAAGGCCATAAATAATGAAAGGAACTATTTTTGCTTATATCATTTGTAGATTATGAGGCAAATGACAAATACACAAGCATCTTATCCATAAAATTCAACTCAAACATTTTGTCAAGCGTGGAGTTCACTTTAAAGAATAGATAAATAAACGATCTTCTCAGCTGAGGGAGATCATACTCTTTTTTTGTCGGGAATAGaatcatctatatatattattattatatatatatatatatatatatatatatattaacagtGCACAGATAAGGTGTCTATCTCTTTGTGTATACCTTGTTTtagatctaaaggttagatccagagATTTGAGGTTAAAGGTGATTAGGttgtaattattaatttaagcTTTTAATCCAAAAagatgaataggttgtttagaagttactcttctaccagcagtagatgttccCAATCATCATCCCTTCTAGAGATACCAGCAGATGTAGGAATAATTAATTCAGAGTCTTATGAGTTATCAGAgatagatctagacataggagattggaatatccctaaagttGCCACCAACCAGATCTATAAGTCCTCATGGTCTTGGAAAAAGGCTTTAAAGACAGATTACCATGTCAAGACTATAGAACAAGTTTATGGtataaacaaggagtacgagacgtgctacttgttatccccaTCCGCCATTTTAGCACACAGGAAGCAAGgtcataacttcctacacataggttTAGTCCAGGTTGGAGTTAAACCACTTGTCAGAAAAGGTTTGAACAACTCAATCCTTATGGCCCTCAGAGATGCTCGACATATCAGGTTGCATGATAGCCTcttaggaaccatagaaaccagccTTAGCAACAGACCAGTTCATTTTGACTGTTTCCCTGATTTTGCTATCCACATCCATGATGACAATGtcatcaaagccctcacactcaatatcaagacccatggaaccctcatgacGCAAGGAACTAGTCAGATtgccttgatatacagagtttactacaagtgcatgagaacgaacatgaatgtcgAAGCACTTGACAATAGAAAAAAGGGTGAGACGACCCTCATCCAAACCACTGACCCAAGTGCCAAGATCCAGGTTCCAAGGACCCTGGTCACATTCCCCaccaattggactttagagaatgagaaccatactctacagatccaaaacccagcccaaaatccagatctagatttcgtccaacaactagccgatgGTACGGTTAGATTGAGTTttgacagatctaggcttagcactcctctagattATGAGTATAGAATACCTCTGGATGAATCCCGGATTAGATCCCCAATAGATCTTCCttaggcagtcacctatctTTCTTAAGGATGGACTTGCATCCtagtgtagctcaaccagacctttaGGAACACCATTCCCAAAGTCTAGAAGAGATCTAGGTGTACAACTCCAAGGAGTCCAGACCAGATCCCAACTTAGCACACTAAAACTACACAGCCAAACAAGACTTAgttgtcaatgaggaagacgacCGAGAGCAATCCCCTCCATCCCCATCTGGGACTGATATGGAACAACCATTCCAGCAAGAACCCCAGAGCCCTCCCATAAATCACCAGCTTATGGTATTGAACAGAGACttcgttcctgacctagaagaattaggaaatGAATTTGATTATGAGGAAAACAGACTCAAGAGAGAAGCCTATAGAGCCAATTACACCAGAGAGCAAAAGGTAAAGGTATTAGAAAAATGGAAGGCATTCATGAAGGAAATATCctgtaatgtcccctttttcatatactttgaaaGATACTTTGGCCAacacaagcagttttgtgttcTCACCAAAGcttggaccatagaaggacccaatgcaactAAGGAAGTTGTCTGGTCTAGCcatccacccctagaagccataacctttAAACATCGCAAAAGTGAGACAGTTGCCTCTCCTTTCAAGGTTCCCACGGCTGAGGAAAAACCAGTCAAAAAAGTGATAGAGCAAAACAACTACACCAACCAGTGTATAGATATTATAGGTAAACAGCTTGATAGGATAGAAGATAGGATTGAGAACAAGGTCATCCTCCAACCAGGAAGCCCTAGTAAGCCTATCCAAACCTTAGAGAAGCCTCTAGTCAAGCTACCCATAACTAGGCACACCAACCTCAGTTACACTAAGGACAAGATAGCCTTAGAATAGTCGCCCAGAAGCTAGAAGAACTAGTGAAGAAGGAACCAGTCACCCCTTCATCAGTTTTAAACTAGTCATAATCCCCAACTTAGGGTTTTAGACATCCAAGCAGCCTCTAGCAATTCTAGTCAAGAATCtgaaaagaaaatagaacaACTAGAAAGTCAGTTTCAGGATTTACaggtaaaacggctttaccaCCCCAATATTAATCCAACCAGTTTAACCAAGAATTGGTATCTTAGACCAACACACCCTGACCTCTAGTTCTAAGAAAGAAATGTTAGCAACCAATTCTTAGTATCCTCTGGTAAACACTATGAATGGAACATAAATGGTTTATCAGAACAAGAAgtcctaaacaaaatccagcatatgactatggtagccaatAACTACCTCGACGAAGGCCGTCCTCACAAGGAAGTCATAGAAATGATGGTCTTAGGATTCACAGGAAAATTCTGCATTGGTGGAACAACTGCCTAACAGAACAATCTAAGGAAGACATCAAGCATGCAGTCCAAAAGAATGAGGAAGGAACCCCCATCTTTGATACAGTAGATAGAGGAATTCTTGATGGAGTCAACACCTTGAtctatacaatcatgaaacacttcataggaaaacctAGCAACATCACATCTAGGATTTATGAGCAGTTGTGTAACCTTAGATGTAAAACCCTAGGTGACTACCGGTGGTATGAAGATGTTTTTACTACCCGAGTCATGCATAGGAGTGATTGTAACTCTCCgttttggaaggagaagttcATTGATGGATTACCTACACTCTTTGGCCAAAAAGTCAAAGAAACCCTTTGCAGCTccttaggtgtcatagattatgataacctaacatatggagacatctctagcaccattcgaagtgaaggaatgaagatgtgcagagatTTGAAAATCCAAAGCCAAGTTAACtagaacaaagccaagtacgaaatgGGACATTTTTGTACACAATATGGCTTACCCTCAGTACACCCTTCCAAAAGGAAATCCAAGTACAGAGGCAAAGAACCCTCtgagaaatcctataggaagaaGACTGCAGCCAAGTATTAGAGAAAACAgaagactgatgatttctataagaaatgAAAATCCATGGAATCCATCTCACAAGCATCAGGAAAATGCTTCaattgtggaaagaaaggtcatttcaagagtgagtgtagagctaaggccaaatcccttatcaatactCTCATTAGTGACCAATCCAGTAAGCTTGAGATCTTTAAATTGCTAGAACTTGACCACTCTGATAGTGAGTCATTCAATAGTGCTAATAACCATGAGCTCCAACAAATATATCAGTCATCCTCTGAACCCTCTAGAACCAGTACCTCTAGTGGCTCGGATGAACCCATACCACGCAAGGATGGTTGTTGTAagaacaaaaccatcaatgttcTCAATAAGCAAGAAGAGCTTCTTCTAGACCTCATAGAGGCAATAAAAGATCCTGTCATTAAAGCTCAGAAGCTTACCCAATTCCACCAAACCTTAGTAAAGGAAACCAGTAAACCTGAACTAAGGATCCAgcaacccaaggtagatttagaGACAATTTACAATAGGTTCACccagtccaagaaggaagttacagtcaacgaccttcaaaaagaaaataaagagatcAAGTCCGAAGTTAGAACCCTAAAGCAAGAACTAACCATTCTCAGGGTTGATTATGATCTTCTTAATCGAAGAATCCAACAATTGGAAAATGCTCATCATTCAGGCAATGAGGAAGGTCCCTCATTTCAGAAcccttctgatgatgaagtagATGAAACGGTTAACCCCACAGCTGATAAGACCCAAGAACCATTAGGTGAGAAGTTCTTAGAtaccatcagtaggattaacttccagaaatggcattccaaagttaggattgtcattagcaaagactttgaattcgaggtcatagccttaattgattcaggtgctgatcttaacttcattcaagaaggaatcattccctccaaatacttc
This region includes:
- the LOC142605842 gene encoding uncharacterized protein LOC142605842; the protein is MDKPLRRVMTSPEAAGRMALWALELSEFDVQYQPRTAMRGQVIADFIAEFTFTEDQGVEEDPPWSIHTDESSNKNAGGASLVLHTLEGDKIECMIRLDFSTTNNEAEYEALIAGLDLAIAAGASNMIVYSNSQIVTSQVNGNYECKNERMKKYLEEVKGRTSNHQVKLVQIPREENQDTDRLAKAASTELMIIPTRYYPSFNSHH